A portion of the Mus pahari chromosome 17, PAHARI_EIJ_v1.1, whole genome shotgun sequence genome contains these proteins:
- the Gpaa1 gene encoding glycosylphosphatidylinositol anchor attachment 1 protein, with protein sequence MGLLSDPVRRRALARIVLRLNTPLCVLSYVAGIAWFLALAFPPLTQRTYMSENAMGSTMVEEQFVGGDRARSFARDFAAHRKKPGALPVAWLERSMRSVGLEVYTQSFSRKLPFPDETHERYMVSGTNVYGILRAPRAASTESLVLTVPCGPDSTNSQAVGLLLALAAHFRGQIYWAKDIIFLVTDHDLLGTEAWLEAYHDINVTGIQSSPLQGRAGAIQAAIALELSSDVVTSLDVTVEGLNGQLPNLDLLNLFQTFCQKGGLLCTLQGKLQPQDWTSLEGPLQGLQTLLLMVLRQASGRPHGPHGLFLRYGVEALTLRGINSFRQYKYDLVAVGKALEGMFRKLNHLLERLHQSFFFYLLPALSRFVSIGLYMPATGFLLLVLGLKALELWMQLHQAGVNPEEAGKAPSPGTPLLPTQGVGLASLMAPLLISQAMGLALYFLPVLGQHLATQHFPVAEAEAVVLTLLAIYVAGLALPHNTHRVVSSQVPDRGWMALKLVALIYLALQLGCIALLNFSLGFLLAATMVPAAALTKPHGPRTLYAALLVVTSPAVTLFGSLFLWRELLEIPLSLAEGWQLFLTALAQGVLEHYTYGALLFPILALGLYPCWLLFWNVLFWK encoded by the exons ATGGGTCTCCTGTCGGACCCGGTGCGCCGGCGCGCGCTCGCCCGCATCGTCTTGCGCCTAAACACACCTCTCTG TGTGCTGAGCTACGTGGCCGGCATCGCCTGGTTTTTGGCGCTGGCTTTTCCGCCGCTAACCCAGCGCACTTACATGTCCGAGAATGCCATGGGCTCCACCATGGTGGAGGAACAGTTTGTAGGTGGAGACCGTGCTCGGAGCTTTGCCCGGGACTTCGCTGCCCACCGCAAGAAGCCGGG GGCTCTGCCAGTAGCCTGGCTGGAACGGTCCATGCGATCCGTAGGGCTGGAGGTCTACACTCAGAGCTTCTCCCGCAAACTACCCTTCCCGGATGAGACCCACGAGCGCTAT ATGGTGTCAGGTACCAATGTGTATGGCATCCTGCGGGCCCCACGTGCTGCCAGTACCGAGTCCCTGGTACTCACCGTACCCTGTGGTCCAGACTCCACCAATAGCCAGGCTGTGGGCTTGTTGTTGGCACTTGCTGCCCATTTCCGAG GGCAGATTTACTGGGCCAAAGATATAATTTTCCTGGTAACAGACCATGATCTTCTGGGCACCGAGGCTTGGCTCGAAGCCTACCATGACATTAATGTTACAG GCATACAGTCATCTCCCctgcagggcagggctggagcCATCCAGGCCGCCATAGCTCTGGAGCTGAGCAGCGATGTGGTCACCAGCCTCGACGTGACAGTGGAGGGACTCAATGGTCAGCTGCCCAACCTTGATCTGCTCAACCTCTTCCAGACCTTCTGCCAGAAAGGGGGGCTGTTGTGTACACTCCAGGGCAAG CTGCAGCCCCAGGACTGGACGTCACTCGAAGGGCCGCTGCAGGGTCTGCAGACACTGCTACTCATGGTGCTGCGGCAGGCCTCTGGCCGGCCCCACGGCCCCCACGGCCTTTTTCTGCGCTACGGAGTGGAGGCCCTAACCCTACGTGGCATCAATAGCTTCCGCCAATACAAGTATGATTTGGTGGCAGTGGGCAA GGCTCTGGAGGGCATGTTCCGTAAGCTCAACCACCTCCTGGAGCGCCTGCACCAGTCATTCTTCTTCTACCTGCTGCCGGCCCTCTCCCGCTTTGTCTCCATTGGACTCTACATGCCCGCCACCGGTTTCCTGCTCCTGGTCCTTGGACTCAAG GCTCTGGAGCTGTGGATGCAGTTACACCAGGCTGGAGTCAACCCGGAGGAGGCTGGGAAGGCCCCTAGCCCTGGGACTCCACTCTTGCCAACACAG GGTGTGGGCCTGGCCTCACTTATGGCACCCCTACTGATCTCTCAGGCCATGGGTCTGGCCCTCTATTTCCTGCCTGTGCTGGGCCAACATTTAGCCACTCAGCATTTCCCAGTGGCAGAAGCTGAGGCAGTCGTGTTGACACTGCTTGCGATTTATGTAGCCGGCCTGGCCCTTCCACACAACACCCACCG AGTGGTCAGCTCACAGGTCCCCGACAGGGGCTGGATGGCGCTGAAACTGGTGGCCCTCATCTACCTGGCACTGCAGCTGGGTTGCATTGCTCTCCTCAATTTTTCCCTGGGCTTCCTGCTGGCTGCCACCATGGTACCCGCTGCTGCACTCACCAAGCCCCACGGGCCCCG GACACTCTATGCTGCCCTGCTGGTAGTGACCAGCCCAGCAGTCACACTCTTCGGTAGCCTGTTCCTGTGGCGGGAGCTGCTGGAGATACCGCTGTCCCTGGCAGAGGGTTGGCAGCTCTTCCTCACGGCACTGGCCCAGGGTGTGCTGGAACACTACACCTATGGCGCCCTCCTCTTCCCAATACTGGCCTTGGGTCTGTATCCTTGCTGGCTGCTTTTCTGGAATGTCCTCTTCTGGAAGTGA
- the Maf1 gene encoding repressor of RNA polymerase III transcription MAF1 homolog, translating to MKLLENSSFEAINSQLTVETGDAHIIGRIESYSCKMAGDDKHMFKQFCQEGQPHVLEALSPPQTSGLSPSRLSKSQGGEDESPLSDKCSRKTLFYLIATLNESFRPDYDFSTARSHEFSREPSLRWVVNAVNCSLFSAVREDFKALKPQLWNAVDEEICLAECDIYSYNPDLDSDPFGEDGSLWSFNYFFYNKRLKRIVFFSCRSISGSTYTPSEAGNALDLELGAEEADEEIGGGGGEGRAEETSTMEEDRVPVICM from the exons ATGAAGCTATTGGAGAACTCCAGCTTTGAGGCCATCAACTCACAGTTGACAGTGGAGACTGGAGATGCCCATATTATTGGCAG GATTGAAAGCTACTCGTGTAAGATGGCGGGAGATGATAAACATATGTTCAAGCAGTTCTGCCAGGAGGGCCAGCCCCATGTGCTGGAGGCGCTGTCCCCACCCCAAACTTCAGGCCTCAGTCCCAGCAG ACTGAGCAAGAGCCAGGGTGGTGAGGATGAGAGTCCTCTAAGCGACAAGTGCAGCCGCAAGACCCTCTTCTATCTGATTGCTACCCTCAATGAGTCCTTCCGGCCAGACTATGACTTCAGCACAGCCAGAAGTCATGAATTCAGCCGAGAGCCAAGCCTCCGCTGG GTGGTAAATGCAGTCAACTGCAGCCTGTTTTCAGCTGTTCGTGAAGACTTCAAGGCCCTGAAGCCACAGCTGTGGAATGCAGTGGATGAGGAGATCTGCTTAGCCGAATGTGACATCTACAG ctATAACCCAGATCTAGACTCGGACCCCTTTGGGGAAGATGGAAGCCTCTGGTCATTCAACTATTTCTTTTACAATAAGCGACTTAAGCGAATTGTCTTCTTTAGCTGCCGCTCCATCAG TGGCTCCACCTACACACCCTCAGAGGCAGGCAATGCACTGGACTTGGAACTGGGGGCAGAGGAGGCTGATGAAGAGattggaggaggaggtggtgaggGCAGGGCGGAGGAGACCAGCACCATGGAggaagacag GGTTCCAGTGATCTGTATgtga
- the Exosc4 gene encoding exosome complex component RRP41 has product MAGLELLSDQGYRIDGRRAGELRKIQARMGVFAQADGSAYIEQGNTKALAVVYGPHEIRGSRSRALPDRALVNCQYSSATFSTGERKRRPHGDRKSCEMGLQLRQTFEAAILTQLHPRSQIDIYVQVLQADGGTYAACVNAATLAVMDAGIPMRDFVCACSAGFVDGTALADLSHVEEAAGGPQLALALLPASGQIALLEMDSRLHEDHLEQVLEAAAQAARDVHTLLDRVVRQHVQEASVSLGD; this is encoded by the exons ATGGCCGGGCTGGAGCTCCTGTCCGATCAGGGTTACCGGATAGACGGTCGCCGCGCGGGGGAGCTGCGCAAGATCCAGGCGCGGATGGGCGTGTTTGCGCAGGCCGATGGCTCGGCTTATATCGAGCAGGGCAACACCAAGGCGCTGGCGGTGGTCTACGGGCCTCACGAG ATCCGGGGCTCCCGGTCTCGAGCCCTGCCTGACCGGGCTCTAGTGAACTGTCAGTACAGTTCAGCAACCTTCAGCACAGGTGAGCGCAAGCGGAGGCCTCATGGAGACCGGAAGTCTTGTGAGATGGGGCTGCAGCTACGCCAGACCTTCGAGGCAGCCATCCTCACACAGCTGCACCCACGCTCTCAGATCGACATCTATGTGCAG GTGCTGCAAGCAGACGGCGGGACCTATGCAGCATGTGTGAATGCAGCCACACTAGCAGTGATGGATGCTGGGATACCTATGCGGGACTTTGTATGCGCATGTTCAGCTGGCTTTGTGGACGGCACAGCACTAGCGGACCTCAGCCACGTGGAGGAAGCAGCTGGAGGGCCCCAGCTCGCGCTGGCCCTGCTGCCGGCCTCCGGTCAGATCGCACTGCTTGAGATGGACTCGAGGCTACACGAAGACCACTTGGAGCAGGTGCTGGAGGCTGCTGCCCAGGCGGCCCGAGATGTGCACACTCTGCTGGATCGTGTGGTCCGACAGCATGTGCAGGAGGCCTCTGTCTCACTGGGGGACTGA
- the Sharpin gene encoding sharpin: protein MSPPAGGAAAAADPASPVVLLAVHAAVRPLGAGQDAEAQPRKLQLKADPERPGRFRLGLLGTEPGAVSLEWPLEAICYTVRGPNQHELQPPPGGPGTFSVHFLDPEEAQQWAALVRDATAEGQNGSGSPAPAPAMCPISPPCSSMAQIPKATQPEMDLPQSSGNFKKEELATRLSQAIAGGDEKAAAQVAAVLAQHHVALDVQLTEAWFPPGPIRLQVTVEDAASILSSSSSAHVSLKIHPHCSIAALQEQVFSEFGFPPAVQRWVIGRCLCKPERSLASYGVSQDGDPAFLYLLSAPREVSGQSLQNSKMDRKLGLFPQSLGLPHDLQPSSSNLPSPSQPGWSCPSCTFINASNRPGCEMCSTQRPCAWDPLTAAST from the exons ATGTCGCCGCCCGCCGGCGGTGCGGCAGCGGCTGCAGACCCTGCCTCACCTGTGGTGCTCCTGGCGGTGCACGCGGCGGTCAGGCCTCTAGGCGCTGGACAGGATGCCGAAGCGCAGCCGCGGAAGCTGCAATTGAAAGCCGACCCTGAGCGGCCTGGACGCTTCCGGCTAGGACTGTTAGGCACCGAGCCCGGGGCG GTCAGTTTGGAATGGCCCTTGGAGGCTATTTGCTATACCGTCCGTGGGCCTAACCAACACGAGCTGCAGCCTCCACCTGGAGGTCCTGGAACCTTCAGCGTGCACTTCCTCGACCCTGAGGAAGCACAGCAGTGGGCAGCACTGGTGCGAGATGCCACCGCAGAAGGACAAAATG GCAGTggcagcccagccccagccccagcaatGTGCCCCATTTCTCCACCATGTTCTTCTATGGCTCAAATACCTAAAGCAACCCAACCTGAGATGGATCTTCCTCAGAGTTCTGGAAACTTCAAAAAAG AAGAGCTGGCTACACGCCTGTCCCAGGCCATTGCAGGTGGGGATGAGAAAGCAGCAGCCCAAGTGGCAGCAGTCCTGGCACAGCATCATGTGGCTCTCGATGTCCAGCTCACGGAGGCCTGGTTCCCACCAGGTCCCATAAG GCTGCAAGTCACAGTTGAAGATGCCGCATCAATTTTGTCCTCTTCCTCGTCTGCCCATGTCTCACTGAAGATCCACCCACACTGTTCCATTGCAGCCCTCCAGGAACAG GTGTTCTCAGAGTTCGGTTTCCCACCAGCTGTGCAGCGCTGGGTCATTGGGCGGTGTCTGTGTAAGCCTGAACGAAGCCTTGCTTCCTATGGGGTCTCTCAAGATGGAGACCCTGCTTTTCTTTACTTGCTCTCGGCCCCCAGAGAAGTTTCAG GACAAAGCCTTCAAAACTCCAAGATGGACAGGAAATTAGGCTTGTTTCCCCAGTCACTGGGTCTGCCTCATGACCTACAGCCGTCCAGTTCCAatctcccaagtccctctcaG CCTGGCTGGTCTTGCCCTTCCTGCACTTTCATCAATGCCTCAAACCGCCCTGGCTGTGAGATGTGTAGCACCCAAAGGCCCTGTGCTTGGGATCCCCTTACTGCAGCTTCCACCTAG
- the LOC110334724 gene encoding cytochrome c1, heme protein, mitochondrial, which yields MAAAAASLRRTVLGPRGVGLPGASAPGLLGGARPRQLPLSTPQAVSLSSKSGPSRGRKVMLSALGMLAAGGAGLAVALHSAVSASDLELHPPSYPWSHRGLLSSLDHTSIRRGFQVYKQVCSSCHSMDYVAYRHLVGVCYTEEEAKALAEEVEVQDGPNEDGEMFMRPGKLSDYFPKPYPNPEAARAANNGALPPDLSYIVRARHGGEDYVFSLLTGYCEPPTGVSLREGLYFNPYFPGQAIGMAPPIYTEVLEYDDGTPATMSQVAKDVATFLRWASEPEHDHRKRMGLKMLLMMGLLLPLTYAMKRHKWSVLKSRKLAYRPPK from the exons atggcggcggcggcagctTCGCTTCGCCGGACGGTGCTGGGCCCGCGGGGCGTGGGGCTTCCAGGTGCAAGTGCTCCGGGCCTGCTGGGCGGCGCGCGGCCCCGGCAGCTTCCGTTGAGCACACCGCAG GCAGTGTCCTTGTCCTCGAAGTCTGGCCCTTCTCGAGGCCGAAAGGTGATGCTGTCAGCGTTGGGCATGCTGGCCGCGGGGGGTGCAGGACTAGCTGTGGCCCTTCATTCTGCCGTGAGTGCCAGTGACCTGGAGCTGCATCCCCCCAGCTACCCCTGGTCTCACCGTGGCCTCCTCTCCTCCTTGGACCACACCAG CATTCGTAGGGGTTTCCAGGTATACAAGCAGGTGTGCTCTTCCTGCCACAGCATGGATTATGTGGCGTACCGCCACCTGGTGGGAGTGTGCTACACGGAGGAAGAAGCCAAGGCGCTGGCTGAGGAG GTGGAGGTCCAGGATGGCCCTAATGAGGATGGGGAGATGTTCATGCGGCCAGGGAAGTTGTCTGACTATTTTCCAAAACCATACCCCAACCCTGAGGCTGCAAGAGCTGCTAACAATGGAGCTTTGCCCCCTGACCTCAGCTACATCGTTCGAGCTAG GCATGGCGGTGAGGACTACGTATTTTCCCTGCTCACTGGCTACTGTGAGCCCCCCACTGGGGTGTCATTGCGAGAAGGCCTCTATTTCAACCCTTACTTCCCTGGCCAGGCCATTGGCATGGCTCCTCCCATCTACACAGAAGTCTTGGAGTATGATGATG GCACCCCAGCTACCATGTCACAAGTAGCTAAGGATGTCGCCACCTTCCTTCGCTGGGCATCAGAGCCAGAGCATGACCATCGAAAACGCATGGGGCTCAAG ATGTTGTTGATGATGGGCTTGCTGCTGCCCCTGACTTATGCCATGAAACGGCATAAGTGGTCGGTCCTGAAGAGTCGAAAGCTGGCTTATCGGCCACCCAAGTGA